The following are encoded together in the Zygosaccharomyces rouxii strain CBS732 chromosome C complete sequence genome:
- the DUG3 gene encoding glutamine amidotransferase subunit DUG3 (highly similar to uniprot|P53871 Saccharomyces cerevisiae YNL191W Hypothetical ORF), with protein MCRFLIFKGKEPLRLSHLLTRPAHSIINQSFDSRLRLDRRRPVNGDGFGVAYYPQDKELNDDGPCLFRAITPAWNNQNLETLAEKTKSELVFAHVRASTYGILSETNCHPFTYHSLCFMHNGGISNFAKIKRTLLNHIDDEYLNFLKGSTDSECAFALFLDTLRKLGYDPAKEEGNFGHAALREAMLRTIEMIKNWTKEVGKDLEQVEPSLLNFAVTDGSSVVVSRYITSKTDEAASLHFSCGSRFVESSPGEYRVERLDRNQDVIMVASEPLTFERGDWTAVPTNSILTIKNQTILLHPIIDEYYQEDPLYLRNSALAESKGLMGSVPLANAVEKDVPPLEREGRSRPMSAAAHLA; from the coding sequence atgTGCAGATTTCTCATATTCAAGGGTAAAGAGCCACTACGTCTCTCACATCTCTTAACAAGACCTGCACACTCAATCATCAACCAGTCCTTTGATAGTAGACTAAGGTTAGATAGGAGGAGGCCTGTTAATGGTGATGGATTTGGTGTAGCATACTATCCAcaagataaagaattaaacGATGACGGTCCCTGCTTATTCAGAGCTATTACGCCTGCATGGAATAaccaaaatttggaaacgTTAGCAGAAAAGACAAAATCTGAACTTGTATTTGCTCATGTGAGGGCATCAACTTATGGTATACTGTCAGAAACTAATTGCCACCCATTTACTTACCACTCGTTGTGCTTCATGCATAACGGTGGTATTTCAAACTTTGCCAAGATTAAAAGAACTCTTTTGAACCacattgatgatgaatattTAAATTTCCTCAAAGGCAGTACAGATTCTGAATGTGCATTTGCCCTATTTTTGGATACTCTAAGGAAATTAGGATATGACCCTGCTAAGGAAGAAGGAAATTTTGGACATGCGGCACTTCGAGAGGCAATGTTAAGGACAATTgaaatgataaagaattggacTAAAGAAGTTGGCAAAGACCTAGAACAAGTGGAACCGTCTTTATTAAATTTCGCAGTTACAGACGGATCCTCAGTCGTAGTAAGTCGCTACATTACATCCAAGACAGACGAGGCGGCATCTCTGCATTTTAGCTGTGGATCAAGATTTGTTGAATCGTCACCAGGTGAATACAGGGTAGAAAGATTAGACCGGAATCAAGATGTGATTATGGTTGCATCTGAACCTTTGACTTTTGAAAGAGGTGACTGGACGGCGGTACCAACGAATAGCATATTGACGATAAAAAACCAGACGATTCTATTACACCCAATAATCGATGAGTACTACCAAGAAGATCCACTCTATTTGAGAAACTCTGCTCTGGCAGAAAGTAAAGGACTGATGGGATCGGTGCCCTTGGCAAACGCGGTGGAAAAAGATGTGCCCCCCTTGGAAAGAGAGGGAAGATCAAGACCAATGTCAGCCGCGGCCCATCTGGCATAA
- the RRI1 gene encoding COP9 signalosome catalytic subunit RRI1 (similar to uniprot|Q12468 Saccharomyces cerevisiae YDL216C RRI1 subunit of COP9 signalosome (CSN) COP9 signalosome), giving the protein MPLKDETVSSLRKRIQENYMPDDDLLQKSYETNHSDESLTQGELLRRIGKGGASGTSRNENPWSNNPRFFSSVSISRLACLKALEHALRGGNIEVMGMLIGTTMNDQFVIFDIFELPVEGTETRVNAQTESYEYMVQYVDEMLPANQNIVGWYHSHPGYDCWLSSIDMHTQQLNQNFQDPYVAIVIDPHKSIKERKLCIGAFRTIQEPGVQQDDELLEFYELKTSIFESRFDSSLGSSKLKIDTPKSDSLSDILLIRRLFDTMKQWNTFNEMITEPQLDDKGNVEFDRANPLVTGGKEQVMRRSRQMDLSRRRSRSNSVLSVTSNENESDVDMDNKQLGDVDSVSSSIHTMTDPAIPVRRQTQTPLPTFRKIWPNALETNYHPATDETIRDIDDEGQALHTETLRADYITNKRDLLGSKLKEYQQLRFFRDTFTSRTNL; this is encoded by the coding sequence ATGCCATTGAAGGATGAGACTGTTTCTTCATTGAGGAAACGTATTCAAGAGAATTACATGCCAGATGATGACCTTTTACAAAAATCCTACGAGACTAATCATTCCGATGAGTCTCTTACACAAGGGGAACTACTTCGACGCATTGGCAAAGGAGGCGCCTCAGGAACCAGCAGAAATGAAAATCCCTGGAGTAACAATCCAAGATTCTTCAGTTCGGTATCGATATCAAGATTGGCCTGTTTGAAGGCACTAGAACATGCCTTGCGCGGCGGAAACATAGAGGTAATGGGAATGCTTATAGGTACTACCATGAACGATCAGTTCGTAATATTCGATATATTTGAATTGCCTGTAGAAGGTACTGAGACCAGGGTCAATGCGCAGACCGAATCCTATGAGTACATGGTTCAATATGTTGATGAGATGCTTCCTGCGAATCAAAATATAGTTGGTTGGTATCATTCTCACCCTGGGTACGATTGCTGGTTAAGCAGTATAGATATGCATACCCAACaattaaatcaaaatttccaagatccCTACGTTGCAATTGTGATAGACCCTCACAAGAGTATTAAGGAGCGCAAACTTTGCATTGGTGCATTTAGAACTATCCAAGAGCCTGGCGTGCAacaagatgatgaactaCTAGAGTTTtatgaattgaaaacatCTATTTTTGAATCAAGATTTGACAGTAGTTTGGGATCttctaaattgaaaatcGATACTCCCAAATCTGACTCACTAAGTGATATTTTACTGATTAGAAGGTTGTTCGATACCATGAAGCAGTGGAATACCTTTAATGAGATGATCACAGAACCTCAGCTAGATGATAAGGGTAATGTTGAATTTGATAGAGCAAATCCACTTGTAACTGGGGGAAAGGAACAGGTGATGAGGCGATCACGCCAAATGGATCTTTCACGAAGACGTTCGAGGTCCAATTCTGTATTAAGCGTTACATCCAATGAGAATGAAAGTGATGTGGATATGGATAACAAACAATTGGGGGATGTGGACAGCGTAAGCAGCAGTATACATACGATGACTGACCCTGCAATACCGGTAAGGCGTCAAACTCAGACTCCCCTCCCCACTtttagaaaaatttggcCTAATGCCCTGGAGACCAATTATCATCCAGCTACAGATGAGACTATTAGAGATATAGATGACGAGGGACAAGCTCTACATACCGAGACGTTAAGAGCTGACTACATCACTAATAAAAGGGACCTATTGGGTTCAAAACTAAAAGAATACCAACAGCTAAGATTCTTTAGAGATACTTTTACAAGCCGAACCAATCTGTAG
- the TIM22 gene encoding translocation channel protein TIM22 (highly similar to uniprot|Q12328 Saccharomyces cerevisiae YDL217C TIM22 Mitochondrial inner membrane protein involved in import of proteins of the ADP/ATP carrier (AAC) family) — translation MVYTGFGLQQITPPDTRAYSELTPEEQGEKGAQMVMNFMTSCPGKSVMSGVTGFALGGVFGLFMASMAYDTPLGATGPHGLNTNVKSIADLPFKQQVKIQFADMGKRSYSSAKNFGYLGLIYAGVECCLESFRGKNDLYNGVSAGCITGGGLAYKGGPQSAAVGCAGFAAFSAAIDWYMRSEDGRPPKDDFNE, via the coding sequence ATGGTTTATACTGGATTTGGACTACAACAGATCACACCGCCTGATACGAGGGCTTACAGTGAATTGACACCTGAAGAGCAAGGTGAAAAAGGTGCTcaaatggtgatgaattttatGACTTCATGTCCTGGTAAATCAGTAATGAGTGGTGTTACAGGGTTTGCGCTTGGTGGTGTTTTTGGTCTTTTCATGGCATCTATGGCTTACGATACTCCCCTGGGTGCCACAGGACCCCATGGATTGAATACAAATGTAAAGAGTATAGCGGATCTACCGTTTAAGCAGCAAGTGAAGATACAATTTGCAGATATGGGGAAGAGATCATATTCAAGTgctaaaaattttggttaTTTGGGATTAATCTATGCAGGTGTTGAATGTTGTCTTGAATCATTTAGAGGCAAGAACGATTTGTACAACGGTGTTTCGGCCGGTTGTATAACTGGTGGTGGGTTAGCTTACAAAGGTGGACCACAATCTGCTGCAGTTGGTTGTGCAGGTTTTGCAGCCTTTTCTGCAGCAATTGACTGGTATATGAGAAGTGAAGATGGTAGACCACCCAAGGATGACTTTAACGAATAG
- the SWT21 gene encoding Swt21p (similar to uniprot|P53873 Saccharomyces cerevisiae YNL187W Non-essential protein with putative leucine-rich nuclear export signal (NES) sequence that fits the consensus sequence recognized by Crm1p): MYAELKDGMGTRDVFDGWNVQKVWQKEDEAWINRTQNSGMKLQNPAFAQGKNWERPVICQDIFWSRDGSSIVTIHDDYGIRQYVMSLEGNTDQLVPYSRMFKSQSIVTGRVHPLYSLYNDTEDFNVLLTACKDLPLQMYSLQDTEGPCLNHYNVINNETGNWEIPHAINWSNEDHFLIGSVKNRVSLFSCYRSSPIWTSQSKRGNSTSKSIVSCFSERPYGEFSNAKHTIFGTYKNELHLLDHRTQHPQFLHRSAQGRGYIQLLESFNGHYLYALKRNTNLIDVLDTRESHRPVNQLQLPFTMGNQKHKASITSTNGLTIGTDDGKIVCWSSNAIEFGVIDRNGLTCDNGAGEKPELTHEMGLNSSRINIVQQSPTDFGVCALSYSPDKMTYRPDVHASSGIYVTELTTDWFGL; the protein is encoded by the coding sequence ATGTATGCTGAGTTAAAAGATGGAATGGGGACAAGAGATGTATTTGACGGTTGGAATGTACAAAAGGTTTGGCAGAAGGAAGACGAAGCCTGGATTAATAGAACCCAAAATTCCGGTATGAAATTGCAGAACCCTGCTTTTGCTCAGGGCAAAAATTGGGAAAGACCAGTTATTTGCCAGGATATATTTTGGTCTAGAGATGGATCATCGATAGTAACGATTCATGATGATTATGGTATTCGACAGTACGTGATGAGCCTCGAGGGTAACACGGACCAATTGGTACCATACAGTAGGATGTTTAAAAGTCAGTCGATTGTAACCGGCCGAGTTCATCCTCTCTATTCATTATACAACGATACAGAAGACTTCAACGTATTGTTAACGGCATGCAAGGATCTACCATTGCAAATGTATTCTTTACAGGACACTGAAGGGCCTTGCTTGAACCATTACAATGTGATCAATAACGAAACTGGGAACTGGGAAATACCTCATGCCATTAATTGGAGTAACGAGGACCATTTTTTAATTGGATCTGTGAAGAATAGGGTCTCGTTATTCAGTTGTTATCGAAGCTCTCCAATATGGACTTCTCAATCTAAAAGAGGTAATTCTACCAGTAAATCGATTGTATCTTGCTTTAGTGAGCGACCTTATGGTGAATTTTCAAACGCTAAACATACTATATTTGGTACTTACAAGAACGAATTGCATCTTTTAGACCATCGTACACAACACCCGCAGTTTTTACACCGGTCTGCACAAGGTAGAGGTTACATACAACTTCTGGAAAGTTTTAATGGCCATTACTTATATGCCCTAAAGCGCAATACTAATCTCATCGATGTGCTGGACACAAGAGAATCTCACCGCCCAGtgaatcaattgcaacTGCCTTTTACAATGGGAAATCAAAAGCACAAGGCCTCTATCACAAGCACTAATGGCCTAACAATCGGAACGgatgatggtaaaattgtcTGCTGGAGTTCAAATGCTATAGAATTTGGAGTCATAGATCGGAATGGACTAACATGTGATAATGGGGCCGGAGAAAAGCCAGAATTGACGCACGAAATGGGCCTGAATTCGAGTAGAATCAATATCGTTCAACAGAGCCCCACAGACTTTGGAGTCTGCGCATTATCATACTCACCAGACAAAATGACGTATAGGCCCGATGTTCATGCATCTTCAGGTATTTATGTCACAGAACTAACTACAGATTGGTTCGGCTTGTAA
- the KAR1 gene encoding Kar1p (some similarities with uniprot|P11927 Saccharomyces cerevisiae YNL188W KAR1 Essential protein involved in karyogamy during mating and in spindle pole body duplication during mitosis localizes to the half-bridge of the spindle pole body interacts with Spc72p during karyogamy also interacts with Cdc31p), whose translation MNGLSNTPASYLPSRRSQLVSQNRIAKINELYEQKQRQHQDSVVSNNSTSVVSEDNCVPIRGLTTYRIQGQYNVDEPSTTVKHEELPSTFATNTTKNLQEQEPEDNTDEDYEDELKFTPKLKSRRSLLTMRKNFEQEANSPISNDEPSPMEDVSTPLPKVRRRVGSLRKSLGDPLPLPYLPRDSSPIHKERREPVSQSPHLVSPSNVDKKRQIMESKWRKLVSQDKSMLESRLKELRRPSLPTTMPPPRPDSPTLVPQKTSTSLPNPPPQSLEELQQEIISNRQRLDEIIVLLNQKQKPSLQFPSLNFHYRWNESTFWTLCIIALILCNFYVYYYL comes from the coding sequence ATGAATGGTCTTTCCAATACACCTGCAAGTTATTTACCATCAAGGAGATCTCAATTGGTGAGTCAAAACCGTATCGCCAAGATTAACGAACTTTACGAACAGAAACAAAGACAACATCAAGATTCTGTagtttcaaataattccACCTCAGTTGTTTCAGAGGATAATTGCGTACCGATTCGCGGACTGACAACCTATAGAATTCAAGGTCAATATAACGTGGACGAACCGTCCACAACGGTTAaacatgaagaattacctAGTACCTTTGCAACTAATACAACAAAGAACcttcaagaacaagaaccAGAGGATAATACTGATGAAGACTATGAAGATGAACTTAAATTCACaccaaaattaaaatctCGTAGAAGTTTGCTGACAATGAGGAAAAACTTCGAACAAGAAGCAAATTCACCTATATCTAATGATGAACCAAGCCCTATGGAAGACGTATCTACACCTCTGCCAAAAGTCAGACGTCGTGTGGGTTCACTACGTAAAAGTTTGGGAGATCCATTGCCCCTACCGTATTTACCAAGGGATTCTAGTCCAATTCATAAAGAACGTAGGGAACCTGTATCACAATCACCACATCTAGTATCTCCTTCCAATGTGGATAAAAAACGTCAAATAATGGAATCGAAATGGAGAAAATTGGTTTCACAGGATAAGTCCATGTTGGAATCTCGATTAAAAGAATTACGTAGACCATCACTCCCGACAACGATGCCACCGCCAAGACCTGATTCACCAACATTAGTACCACAAAAAACTTCCACTTCACTCCCGAATCCTCCTCCGCAGtctttagaagaattacaacaagaaattatcagTAATCGGCAAAGATTGGATGAAATCATTGTTCTATTGAatcaaaaacaaaaaccaTCGTTACAATTcccatctttgaatttccaTTACCGATGGAATGAATCTACCTTCTGGACACTTTGTATTATAGCGCTCATACTGTGCAACTTCTACGTGTATTATTACTTgtaa
- the DTD1 gene encoding D-tyrosyl-tRNA(Tyr) deacylase (highly similar to uniprot|Q07648 Saccharomyces cerevisiae YDL219W DTD1 D-Tyr-tRNA(Tyr) deacylase functions in protein translation may affect nonsense suppression via alteration of the protein synthesis machinery ubiquitous among eukaryotes) — MRIVLQKVSQAAVTVESRVVSSIKNGYFLLVGISTEDTLEDVEKLSNKVLSIRIFGDDKDFLWKRNIKDAGGEILSVSQFTLMARTKKGTKPDLHMAQKGHLAKELYDHFLTLLRNGLGQDRVQDGEFGAMMSCSLTNEGPVTITLDTKE, encoded by the exons ATGAGAATTGTTTTACAGAAAGTATCGCAAGCTGCGGTTACGGTGGAGTCTCGAGTAGTTTCAAG CATTAAGAATGGTTACTTCTTGCTTGTAGGAATCTCGACAGAGGACACTTTAGAGGATGTAGAAAAGTTGTCAAATAAAGTGTTGAGTATTAGAATATTTGGTGACGATAAGGATTTCCTTTGGAAGAGGAACATCAAGGATGCTGGAGGGGAGATCTTATCAGTTTCACAATTCACACTGATGGCAAGAACTAAAAAAGGTACTAAGCCAGATTTACACATGGCTCAGAAGGGACATTTGGCTAAAGAACTTTACGATCACTTCTTGACATTGTTACGTAATGGATTAGGTCAAGACAGGGTTCAAGATGGTGAATTCGGAGCCATGATGAGTTGTTCATTGACTAATGAAGGTCCAGTGACCATCACCTTGGACACCAAGGAATGA
- the SRP1 gene encoding karyopherin alpha (highly similar to uniprot|Q02821 Saccharomyces cerevisiae YNL189W SRP1 karyopherin alpha homolog of 60 kDa) encodes METTNKFVPEYRRTNFKNKERFSADELRRRRDTQQVELRKAKRDEALAKRRNYIPPANGADSEDEDDASASADQQFYAQLQLELPEMIRQIQSPDMQEQLAATVKFRQILSREHRPPIDIVIQSGVVPTLVNYMNENQPEMLQLEAAWALTNIASGTSAQTKVVVDAGAVPLFIQLLYTGSVEVQEQAIWALGNVAGDSTDYRDRVLQCGAMEPILGLFNTNKTSLIRTAIWTLSNLCRGKKPQPDWSIVSRSLPTLAKLIYSLDTETLIDACWAISYLSDGPPEAIQAVIDVRIPKRLVELLNHQSTLVQTPALRAVGNIVTGNDLQTQVVINAGVLPALRNLLGSPKESIRKEACWTISNITAGNTEQIQAVIDSNMVPPLVKLLETADYKTKKEACWAISNASSGGLQRPEIIRYLVSQGCIKPLCDLLEIADNRIIEVTLDALENILKMGEADKEARGLNINENADYIEKAGGMEKIFNCQQNENDKIYEKAYKIIETYFGEEDDAIDESMAPQTAGNTFGFGSNVQQQFNFN; translated from the coding sequence ATGGAGACTACGAATAAATTTGTCCCAGAATATAGACGtacaaatttcaaaaataaaGAACGTTTTTCAGCTGATGAATTACGTCGTCGTAGGGATACTCAACAAGTCGAATTGAGAAAGGCTAAGAGAGATGAAGCATTGGctaaaagaagaaattacatCCCACCTGCAAATGGTGcagattctgaagatgaagatgatgcaTCTGCATCTGCAGACCAACAATTTTATGCTCAATTACAACTAGAATTACCTGAAATGATTCGTCAAATTCAATCCCCGGACATGCAGGAACAGTTAGCAGCCACCGTAAAGTTTAGACAAATTTTGTCACGAGAACATAGACCTCCAATTGACATTGTTATTCAATCAGGCGTCGTTCCAACTTTGGTAAATTATATGAATGAAAACCAACCTGAAATGTTACAATTAGAAGCAGCATGGGCATTGACCAATATTGCATCAGGTACATCCGCTCAAACAAAAGTTGTTGTCGACGCAGGAGCAGTTCCACTTTTCATTCAATTACTATACACAGGTTCAGTGGAAGTTCAAGAACAAGCAATTTGGGCTCTTGGTAATGTTGCAGGTGATTCAACAGATTACAGAGATCGTGTACTACAATGTGGTGCGATGGAACCAATTTTGGGTCTTTTCAATACTAATAAAACCTCATTAATTAGAACTGCAATCTGGACACTTTCAAACTTATGCAGAGGTAAAAAGCCACAACCCGATTGGTCGATAGTTTCACGTTCATTGCCAACGTTGGCCAAATTAATCTATTCGTTGGACACTGAAACTCTAATTGACGCATGCTGGGCAATCTCTTACCTATCAGATGGTCCTCCAGAAGCCATTCAGGCAGTTATTGACGTCAGAATCCCCAAGAGATTAGTTGAATTACTAAACCACCAATCAACTTTGGTTCAAACTCCTGCGCTGAGAGCTGTTGGTAATATTGTAACGGGTAACGATTTACAAACCCAAGTTGTCATTAATGCTGGTGTATTGCCTGCATTGAGAAACCTTCTAGGATCACCAAAGGAATCAATCCGTAAAGAAGCTTGTTGGACAATTTCTAATATTACAGCAGGTAATACAGAGCAAATTCAAGCTGTTATAGATTCAAATATGGTCCCACCATTGGTCAAGTTATTGGAGACAGCTGATTATaaaacaaagaaagaagctTGTTGGGCGATTTCCAATGCTTCGTCTGGTGGTTTACAAAGACCTGAAATTATTAGATATTTGGTTTCACAAGGTTGCATAAAACCATTATGTGATCTGTTGGAAATTGCAGATAATAGAATTATTGAAGTGACACTAGATGCTTTGGAGAATATCTTAAAGATGGGTGAAGCTGATAAAGAAGCTCGTGGTCTTAACATCAATGAAAACGCCGATTACATCGAAAAGGCAGGTGGTATGGAAAAGATCTTCAACTGTCaacaaaatgaaaacgATAAGATTTACGAGAAGGCCTACAAAATCATTGAGACTTATTTCggtgaagaagacgatgccattgatgaaagtaTGGCTCCACAAACAGCTGGTAACACTTTTGGCTTTGGATCTAACgttcaacaacaatttaatttcaattga
- a CDS encoding uncharacterized protein (some similarities with uniprot|P53872 Saccharomyces cerevisiae YNL190W Hypothetical ORF), producing the protein MKLSSLSVAVLTTLNLVDARIPGTVTVTSYGTHKYGKFDKTSRTKHVETSSTHKYGKFDNTRQATTTRHITSYPNDAAPGASNFGAAKRVGLAGGAGAVAGALLLL; encoded by the coding sequence ATGAAGCTTTCTAGTTTGTCTGTTGCAGTTCTGACAACTTTGAACTTGGTGGATGCCAGGATTCCAGGTACCGTAACTGTGACTTCATACGGTACCCACAAGTACGGTAAATTCGACAAGACATCGAGAACGAAGCACGTCGAAACCAGTAGTACTCACAAGTATGGTAAATTCGACAACACAAGACAGGCAACTACTACTCGTCACATTACGAGCTATCCAAACGACGCTGCTCCAGGTGCATCCAACTTTGGCGCTGCCAAGAGAGTGGGTCTAGCTGGAGGTGCTGGTGCGGTCGCTGGTGCCCTACTATTATTGTGA